One stretch of Desulfovibrio sp. TomC DNA includes these proteins:
- a CDS encoding ASKHA domain-containing protein, which translates to MPAIRILKRSRVLDNRPGRSLLETLAAAGLMLPSPCGAAGLCGKCAVAVAGTNVPPPTEQECALFTEEELALGRRLACTLFPEADLDVTLPQAATESAILSDGYLPPFRLEPALVKKAVRLEPQPAASHAVRLAAALGEKRIPARLLRGLDWDDDSLTATFDDGRLVAVQAGDRAGRRCGLAVDIGTTTVVAALLDLDTGRELAARSAINPQTSQGFDVLSRLGFVMEQPEERVCTLQQAVVACVNTLAGELAAEAGLPPGAIDTLAVAANTTMLHLLLGIDPSSLGRAPFTPVFTDAISLPAAEIGLTAAPGARLYCLPSVSAYISADIVAGMQAAGLAQAPGATLFIDIGTNGEMVLANGGRLLACSCAAGPALEGMNISCGMRASLGAIEDVAVTQAGLVLTTIGNAPPTGLCGSGILAAIRTFLEIGLILPRGNLVKEQTLAADDPRRAHLCTWDGKPALRLVAGDSPVVVTQKDIRQVQLAKGALLSGLYALLEQAGLTLDAIDRVLIAGQFGAHLPVASLTGCGIIPRTLGEKVAYLGNTSKSGACLALLSQAARGDMEALAQNVRFLELSTLEGFDRLFVTCLDFPRRAG; encoded by the coding sequence ATGCCCGCCATTCGGATCCTTAAGCGCAGCCGGGTCCTAGACAACCGGCCCGGCCGGTCGCTGCTTGAAACCCTGGCCGCCGCCGGCCTGATGCTCCCAAGCCCCTGCGGCGCGGCCGGCCTGTGCGGCAAATGCGCCGTGGCTGTGGCCGGGACCAATGTCCCCCCTCCAACAGAACAGGAATGTGCTCTCTTCACAGAAGAAGAACTGGCCCTGGGCCGCCGTCTGGCCTGCACGCTTTTTCCCGAAGCCGATCTGGACGTAACCCTGCCCCAGGCCGCCACGGAAAGCGCCATCCTGTCCGACGGGTATCTGCCGCCCTTTCGGCTGGAGCCGGCCCTGGTCAAAAAGGCCGTCAGGCTGGAGCCGCAACCGGCCGCCTCCCACGCCGTGCGTCTGGCGGCCGCCTTGGGGGAAAAAAGGATTCCCGCCCGGCTGCTGCGCGGGTTGGACTGGGATGACGACAGTCTGACCGCGACCTTTGACGACGGCAGACTGGTCGCCGTGCAGGCCGGGGACAGGGCCGGCCGGCGTTGCGGCCTGGCAGTGGACATTGGCACGACCACCGTGGTCGCAGCCCTCCTTGACCTGGACACCGGCCGGGAGCTGGCGGCGCGCTCGGCCATAAATCCCCAAACGAGCCAGGGCTTTGATGTGCTCAGCCGCCTGGGCTTTGTCATGGAACAGCCCGAAGAGCGGGTCTGCACCCTGCAGCAGGCCGTGGTTGCCTGCGTCAACACCCTGGCCGGGGAGCTGGCCGCCGAGGCGGGCCTGCCGCCCGGGGCCATCGACACCCTGGCCGTAGCCGCAAACACGACCATGCTGCATCTTCTCCTGGGGATCGACCCGTCTTCCCTGGGCCGGGCACCGTTTACCCCGGTCTTTACCGACGCTATAAGCCTGCCGGCTGCTGAAATCGGCCTCACGGCCGCACCCGGGGCGAGGCTTTACTGCCTGCCCTCGGTTTCCGCCTACATCAGCGCGGACATCGTGGCCGGGATGCAGGCCGCGGGGCTGGCCCAGGCCCCGGGCGCCACGCTTTTTATCGACATCGGCACCAACGGGGAGATGGTCCTGGCCAACGGTGGACGTTTGCTCGCCTGTTCCTGCGCCGCCGGGCCGGCCCTGGAGGGCATGAACATTTCCTGCGGGATGCGCGCCTCGTTAGGGGCCATCGAGGATGTGGCCGTCACGCAAGCCGGTCTGGTCCTGACGACCATCGGAAACGCCCCGCCGACAGGGCTGTGCGGCAGCGGCATCCTGGCCGCCATTCGTACCTTTCTGGAAATCGGACTCATCTTGCCCCGCGGCAATCTGGTCAAGGAGCAGACTCTGGCCGCTGATGATCCCCGCCGCGCCCACCTCTGCACCTGGGACGGCAAGCCGGCGCTGCGGCTGGTGGCCGGGGACTCGCCGGTTGTTGTCACCCAAAAAGACATCCGGCAGGTGCAACTGGCCAAGGGGGCGCTGCTCTCGGGCCTTTACGCCCTGCTCGAGCAGGCCGGCCTGACTCTCGATGCCATCGACCGGGTGCTTATCGCCGGCCAGTTCGGCGCGCATCTGCCGGTGGCCAGCCTGACCGGCTGCGGCATTATCCCCCGAACCTTGGGCGAGAAGGTCGCCTATCTGGGCAACACCTCGAAAAGCGGGGCCTGCCTGGCCCTGCTGTCACAAGCGGCGCGCGGCGACATGGAAGCCCTGGCCCAAAACGTGCGCTTTCTGGAACTGAGCACTCTGGAAGGCTTTGACCGCCTCTTCGTGACGTGTCTGGATTTTCCCCGGCGTGCTGGGTAA
- a CDS encoding methylcobamide--CoM methyltransferase: MLDAKTRLLKALAREPVDRPPCICPGGMMNMVTRELMEVSGLFLPEAHTDPVRMARLATAAHDARCFENYGLPFCMTVEAEALGAQVDLGTLTYEPHVVGYAIDSASQWERLPPFDPGAGRPAVVLEAIRLLAALGGCVPIIGNLTGPMSLAGSLLEPTTLYKELRRNPGQAHAFLDRLTDSILAFGLGQLEAGADVIALSDPSGTGEILGPALFAQYEIPALVRISTGLRQAYPQAGIIVHICGKMHKVFDLLAGLGCDALSFDAVVSLQKAREHLPQTALMGNVSTFALESGSPDKVAALTRHCLECGVDIVSPACGMGNASPLANLQAMLTTVAGHTPGKNHARHSDP, encoded by the coding sequence ATGCTTGACGCAAAAACGCGGCTTTTAAAGGCCCTGGCCCGGGAACCCGTGGATCGGCCCCCGTGCATCTGCCCCGGCGGCATGATGAACATGGTGACCCGAGAACTGATGGAGGTCTCCGGCCTGTTTTTGCCCGAGGCCCACACCGACCCGGTGCGCATGGCCCGGCTGGCCACAGCGGCCCATGACGCCCGGTGCTTTGAAAATTACGGCCTGCCCTTTTGCATGACCGTGGAAGCCGAAGCGTTGGGCGCACAGGTCGACCTGGGCACACTGACCTATGAGCCTCATGTTGTTGGCTACGCCATCGACTCCGCCTCCCAATGGGAGCGCCTGCCGCCGTTTGATCCCGGCGCTGGCCGGCCGGCCGTGGTCCTTGAGGCCATCCGGCTTCTGGCGGCCCTGGGCGGCTGCGTGCCGATCATCGGCAACCTGACCGGTCCCATGAGTCTGGCCGGCAGCCTGCTTGAACCGACCACCTTGTACAAGGAACTGCGCCGAAACCCTGGGCAGGCCCACGCCTTCCTGGACCGCCTGACCGACTCTATCCTGGCTTTTGGCCTGGGCCAGTTGGAAGCAGGGGCAGACGTCATCGCCCTGTCCGACCCCAGTGGCACGGGCGAGATTCTCGGCCCGGCCCTGTTTGCCCAATACGAGATTCCGGCCCTGGTCAGGATCAGCACGGGTCTGCGCCAAGCCTATCCCCAGGCCGGGATTATCGTCCATATTTGCGGCAAGATGCACAAGGTCTTCGATCTGCTGGCCGGCCTTGGCTGCGACGCCCTGAGCTTTGACGCCGTGGTTAGCCTCCAAAAAGCCCGGGAGCACCTCCCGCAGACCGCGCTTATGGGTAATGTCAGCACCTTTGCCCTGGAATCCGGCAGCCCGGACAAGGTGGCCGCGCTGACCCGACACTGCCTGGAATGCGGCGTGGATATCGTTTCCCCGGCCTGCGGCATGGGCAACGCCTCGCCCCTGGCCAACCTGCAGGCCATGCTGACGACCGTGGCCGGCCACACCCCTGGGAAAAACCATGCCCGCCATTCGGATCCTTAA
- a CDS encoding corrinoid protein: MNDKHELLHHLSDCVVNMEDERVIDVSRAYVGAGHPALEGILDGLVDGMNRAGTLYEEEEYFVSDLLLCSDAMYAGLAELKPHLPESEKRARKIRAVIGVVEGDTHDIGKNLVKIMLETAGFEMYDLGRDVPVEAFIAKAKEVGASLLCLSTLMTTTMANMGRIVALLEKENLRESVKVIIGGAPVSPAFAKKIGADAYADNAVGAVAVARRLLAAELDQLARDSRDA, encoded by the coding sequence ATGAATGACAAGCACGAACTCTTGCATCACCTGTCGGACTGCGTGGTCAACATGGAAGACGAGCGCGTGATCGACGTTTCCCGGGCCTATGTCGGCGCTGGGCATCCTGCCTTGGAAGGCATCCTGGATGGCCTCGTTGACGGCATGAACCGGGCCGGGACGCTCTATGAGGAAGAAGAGTATTTCGTCTCCGATCTGCTGCTGTGCTCCGACGCCATGTATGCCGGTCTGGCCGAACTCAAGCCGCATCTGCCTGAATCGGAAAAGCGCGCCCGCAAGATCCGGGCTGTGATCGGGGTGGTCGAGGGCGACACCCACGATATCGGCAAGAATCTGGTGAAGATCATGCTGGAGACGGCCGGCTTTGAGATGTACGATCTGGGCCGCGACGTCCCGGTCGAGGCCTTTATCGCCAAGGCCAAGGAGGTGGGTGCGTCCCTTTTGTGCCTGTCCACGCTCATGACCACCACCATGGCCAACATGGGCCGCATTGTGGCCTTGCTGGAAAAAGAAAACCTGCGCGAGTCGGTGAAGGTCATCATCGGCGGCGCGCCGGTGTCCCCGGCCTTTGCCAAAAAAATCGGGGCCGACGCCTACGCCGACAATGCCGTGGGCGCGGTCGCCGTGGCCCGCCGGCTCCTGGCCGCCGAACTCGACCAACTGGCCCGGGACAGCCGAGATGCTTGA
- a CDS encoding uroporphyrinogen decarboxylase family protein, whose product MPEPACGHLDATGVEAGLLARLGLTFPDIHTDGAAMARLSQGIKEHKGAALCQLPFCCTVEAEALGAFIRLGDAVTGPRAGAFVWSSLGEVLRLPPLDTAAGRMGQVLRACSLLAGAGQPVALEISGPLTILNWLMELAVVIREWRRDAVLMAEVLTRLQDDLAGYVLAAAKAGVSVLGYADPTGVLSILGPKRFAFMADRFVLPLLGRLQADVGGKAAVHVCPKIAHALVSEGRAQWQDLPLGRPMAYGQGCLAAGKSGLPLGEACLKNTGHFLKKGVIKQLVPA is encoded by the coding sequence ATGCCCGAACCAGCTTGCGGACACCTTGATGCAACCGGGGTCGAAGCCGGACTCCTGGCCCGGCTGGGATTGACCTTTCCCGACATCCACACGGACGGGGCAGCCATGGCCCGCCTGTCCCAGGGGATCAAGGAACACAAAGGCGCTGCCCTTTGCCAACTGCCCTTTTGCTGCACCGTAGAAGCCGAGGCCCTCGGGGCGTTCATCCGGCTGGGAGACGCCGTGACCGGCCCCAGGGCGGGAGCATTCGTGTGGTCCTCCCTGGGCGAGGTGTTGCGACTCCCGCCCCTGGACACCGCCGCCGGACGCATGGGGCAGGTGCTTCGGGCCTGCTCCCTGCTGGCTGGGGCCGGCCAACCCGTGGCCCTGGAAATAAGCGGCCCCCTGACCATCCTCAACTGGCTCATGGAGCTGGCGGTGGTCATCAGGGAGTGGCGCAGAGACGCTGTGCTTATGGCCGAGGTGCTCACCCGGCTGCAAGACGACCTTGCTGGCTACGTCCTGGCGGCAGCCAAGGCGGGCGTTTCGGTGCTTGGCTACGCCGATCCCACCGGTGTCCTGTCCATCCTGGGTCCCAAACGCTTTGCCTTTATGGCGGACCGGTTTGTCCTGCCCCTGTTGGGCCGGCTCCAAGCCGACGTTGGGGGCAAGGCCGCCGTGCATGTCTGCCCCAAGATAGCCCACGCCCTGGTCAGCGAAGGCCGGGCGCAGTGGCAGGACCTGCCCCTTGGGCGTCCGATGGCCTACGGCCAAGGGTGTCTGGCTGCCGGCAAAAGCGGCCTGCCCCTTGGTGAAGCCTGCCTGAAAAACACCGGCCATTTCTTGAAAAAAGGCGTCATCAAACAGCTTGTCCCGGCCTGA
- a CDS encoding ABC transporter ATP-binding protein, producing MTLEELCFAYDTAQILGGINLDVEAGAFVCLLGQSGCGKSTLLRLLAGLEKPKSGQILVDGEPVTGPGLERGVVFQDYGLFPWMSAGDNITIALKQKFPSLSAAERRAKALRRLAEVELDAACYDKFPRELSGGMRQRCAIARAFGIDPPILLMDEPFAALDAVTRARLQELVLDLWQKETAQRKTIFFVTHDVDEALYLATDIAILGQSPSRIIYRHAFSRDKRLDRGAMYKDPQIVELRNDLIRIINEEIIQLKAANGNGRANGPGA from the coding sequence GTGACTCTTGAGGAGCTGTGTTTTGCCTACGACACGGCCCAGATCCTGGGCGGCATCAACCTGGACGTGGAGGCTGGAGCCTTCGTTTGCCTGCTTGGCCAGTCGGGTTGCGGCAAGAGCACCTTGCTGCGTCTGCTGGCCGGACTGGAAAAACCCAAATCCGGACAGATTCTGGTCGATGGGGAGCCGGTTACCGGGCCGGGGCTGGAGCGCGGCGTGGTGTTTCAGGACTACGGCCTGTTCCCTTGGATGAGCGCTGGCGACAATATCACCATTGCCCTCAAACAGAAGTTTCCGTCCTTGTCCGCAGCCGAGCGTCGGGCCAAAGCCCTGCGCCGCCTAGCCGAGGTGGAATTGGACGCCGCCTGTTACGACAAGTTCCCCAGGGAGCTTTCCGGCGGGATGCGCCAGCGCTGCGCCATTGCCCGGGCCTTTGGCATTGATCCGCCAATTCTGCTTATGGACGAGCCATTTGCCGCCCTGGACGCCGTAACCCGGGCCAGACTTCAGGAACTGGTGCTCGACCTCTGGCAAAAAGAGACGGCCCAGCGCAAAACCATTTTCTTCGTCACCCACGATGTGGACGAGGCCCTCTATCTGGCCACGGACATTGCCATTCTCGGCCAGTCGCCAAGCAGAATCATCTACCGCCACGCCTTTTCCCGGGACAAGCGGCTCGATCGCGGCGCCATGTACAAGGACCCGCAGATTGTGGAGCTGCGAAATGATCTGATCCGGATCATCAACGAGGAAATCATCCAGTTGAAGGCCGCCAACGGCAATGGCCGGGCCAACGGACCCGGAGCCTGA
- a CDS encoding uroporphyrinogen decarboxylase family protein: protein MHEMTPVERAAAIAQGREADRLPCNPNVANGAARIYGCKISQFNTDPEVLAKAQIASYRRFGYDGVRIFTDLFAWAEAMGAKVTCPEDHTVDLAAPAVASVAAIDCLRPADPRKDGRLPVYLEAMDILLAAIGHEVGCSAGIVGPFTNAFFLYGVDESFRLMRKNPQAFHKLCRVSLETCLAYAEAAIGKGLSPTISEPMSSCTVVSPAAFREFSLPYLKELVDYIKSHGKSPVIHICGATKRIWHDIADLGVGGFSVDNVVNLKDCCLTIGHKTKILGHVDPASVMYGGTVVDVRRKTLQCILDAYDSPKGYVVMSGCSLPVETPLRNIDAMLQVVREVGYPVRPDTVRDMLDRLPSDGPEA, encoded by the coding sequence ATGCACGAAATGACTCCAGTTGAGCGGGCGGCCGCCATTGCCCAGGGTAGGGAAGCGGACCGGCTGCCGTGCAACCCCAACGTGGCCAACGGCGCGGCCAGGATCTACGGCTGCAAGATTTCCCAGTTCAACACCGATCCCGAGGTGCTGGCTAAGGCCCAGATCGCCTCCTACCGGCGCTTTGGCTATGACGGCGTGCGGATTTTTACCGATCTTTTCGCCTGGGCCGAGGCCATGGGGGCCAAAGTGACCTGCCCCGAGGACCATACCGTCGATCTGGCCGCCCCGGCCGTTGCCAGTGTCGCGGCCATCGACTGTCTGCGGCCGGCCGATCCCCGCAAGGACGGCCGGTTGCCCGTCTACCTCGAAGCCATGGACATCCTCCTTGCGGCCATCGGCCACGAGGTCGGCTGTTCCGCCGGCATTGTCGGTCCGTTCACCAACGCCTTTTTCCTCTATGGGGTCGACGAATCCTTCCGGCTCATGCGCAAGAACCCGCAAGCCTTCCACAAGCTGTGCCGGGTGTCCCTGGAGACCTGCCTGGCCTACGCCGAGGCCGCCATTGGCAAAGGGCTGTCGCCGACCATCTCCGAACCCATGTCCTCGTGCACCGTGGTCAGCCCGGCCGCCTTCCGGGAGTTCTCCCTGCCGTATCTCAAGGAACTGGTCGATTACATCAAAAGCCACGGCAAATCCCCGGTCATCCACATCTGCGGCGCAACCAAACGCATCTGGCACGACATCGCGGATCTCGGCGTTGGCGGGTTTAGCGTGGACAATGTGGTCAACCTCAAAGACTGCTGCCTAACCATCGGCCATAAAACGAAAATTCTCGGCCATGTCGACCCGGCCAGCGTCATGTACGGCGGGACGGTGGTCGATGTGCGCCGCAAGACTTTGCAGTGCATTCTGGACGCCTACGACAGCCCCAAGGGCTACGTGGTCATGTCCGGCTGCAGCCTGCCGGTGGAAACGCCGCTTCGGAACATCGACGCCATGCTGCAGGTGGTGCGGGAAGTGGGCTACCCGGTCAGGCCCGACACCGTCAGGGATATGTTGGATCGGCTCCCAAGCGACGGGCCGGAAGCCTAA
- a CDS encoding ABC transporter permease, whose product MKKAFKQNWGICLIGIGIILGYWLLTDAFRVLDPFLFVGPSKVLPAFAKSVGKLFEGLLSSLRLLVPAYALAVVLGVSLGVVIGLVVPLRRTITPYITALSAVPVTLITPFAIHAFSTFYSASVFVIFLGAFWPILGTTIAGVVTIDKRYLDNAATLEIRGVEKMFRVVLPAAAPTIFAGCSIALKFSFILLTVAEMFGATSGMGYFVQYYSDFARFDMVIVGFIFMALILVGIIILFDLIKSRALAWTLNS is encoded by the coding sequence GTGAAAAAGGCGTTCAAGCAGAATTGGGGTATTTGCCTGATCGGTATCGGCATCATTCTCGGCTACTGGCTATTAACTGACGCGTTTCGCGTTCTGGACCCGTTTCTTTTTGTCGGCCCCAGCAAGGTGCTGCCGGCGTTTGCAAAATCTGTCGGCAAGCTGTTTGAGGGACTGCTGAGTTCACTTAGGCTCCTGGTCCCCGCCTATGCCCTGGCCGTGGTCCTCGGCGTGAGCCTTGGCGTGGTCATCGGCCTTGTCGTGCCGCTTCGCCGCACAATCACCCCCTACATCACCGCTTTAAGCGCCGTGCCGGTGACCCTGATCACCCCTTTTGCCATCCACGCCTTCTCCACCTTTTACTCCGCCTCGGTGTTCGTCATTTTCCTGGGGGCGTTCTGGCCTATCCTCGGGACCACCATCGCCGGGGTGGTCACCATCGACAAACGCTATCTGGACAACGCCGCCACCCTGGAAATCCGGGGCGTTGAAAAAATGTTTCGCGTGGTCTTGCCCGCTGCCGCTCCCACCATCTTTGCCGGGTGTTCCATTGCGCTCAAATTCTCCTTCATTTTGCTCACCGTGGCCGAAATGTTCGGGGCCACGTCGGGCATGGGCTATTTCGTCCAGTACTATTCGGACTTTGCCCGCTTTGACATGGTCATTGTCGGCTTCATCTTCATGGCTCTTATTCTGGTCGGCATCATAATCCTCTTTGACCTGATCAAAAGTCGGGCCTTGGCCTGGACCCTTAACAGCTAA
- a CDS encoding ABC transporter substrate-binding protein — translation MTKTARSLAALVIGLCLGAGWFAATADAAGDKPKIKVAAQATSGQVFQFLAKDKGYLDDEGIDVEMVYINNGTDAFSALSSGKVDVISTYGTGGPLIQIANGQKFSIFGGYMIIGATPVFALPGTEYKGIESFRGKKIAIMRGGTPDIVLKGILHDAGFDLNKDVTFVEIKRNQDVMEAVRSGQCEFGAVSTGFEPQINESGMRIVLWPDELWPNHSCCRMLSQTEWMGANPELLKKLLRAYLRAERDMQSPGGMDTVVKLTMKELDMPEGLVRSFVQSPHLIYETDPYKNNVVTMWKKMQSFDYIKDQTVAIDDHLNTAIYKSALDSLLAQYPDDPFFKKKLEMYNQYNL, via the coding sequence ATGACGAAGACTGCACGATCGCTTGCCGCCCTGGTCATTGGCCTGTGCCTTGGCGCCGGCTGGTTTGCGGCCACGGCCGACGCGGCCGGCGACAAGCCCAAGATCAAAGTGGCGGCCCAGGCAACTTCCGGCCAAGTCTTCCAATTCCTGGCCAAGGATAAGGGCTACCTGGACGATGAAGGCATCGACGTCGAGATGGTCTACATCAATAACGGCACCGATGCCTTTTCAGCGCTCAGTTCCGGCAAGGTGGACGTCATCTCCACCTATGGTACGGGCGGTCCGCTCATCCAAATCGCCAACGGACAGAAATTTTCCATCTTCGGCGGCTACATGATCATCGGCGCAACCCCGGTGTTCGCGCTGCCGGGCACGGAATACAAGGGCATCGAGTCGTTTCGGGGCAAAAAAATCGCCATCATGCGCGGCGGAACACCGGACATCGTCCTCAAAGGCATCCTCCATGACGCCGGGTTTGACCTCAACAAGGACGTCACCTTCGTCGAGATCAAGCGGAACCAGGACGTCATGGAAGCCGTGCGCAGCGGCCAGTGCGAATTTGGCGCGGTGTCTACTGGCTTTGAGCCGCAGATCAACGAATCCGGGATGCGGATTGTCCTTTGGCCGGACGAATTGTGGCCCAACCACTCCTGCTGCCGGATGCTGTCCCAGACCGAATGGATGGGCGCCAACCCCGAACTCCTCAAAAAACTGCTGCGCGCCTATCTGCGCGCCGAACGCGACATGCAGTCGCCGGGCGGCATGGACACGGTGGTCAAGCTCACGATGAAAGAGCTCGATATGCCCGAAGGGCTCGTACGCAGCTTTGTGCAAAGCCCGCACCTCATCTACGAGACCGACCCTTACAAGAACAATGTCGTCACCATGTGGAAGAAGATGCAGTCGTTTGACTACATCAAGGACCAAACCGTCGCCATCGACGACCACTTAAATACCGCCATTTACAAATCCGCCCTGGATTCGCTGCTGGCCCAGTACCCGGATGATCCGTTCTTCAAGAAAAAGCTCGAAATGTACAACCAGTACAACCTGTAA
- a CDS encoding double-cubane-cluster-containing anaerobic reductase, whose protein sequence is MRAAILERFDGLADRFLADIEPMKDAGALVVGIYCTFAPVELVRAAGAIPVGLCGKKQAPIPAAERTLPANLCPLIKSSYGYAVTGACPYFAASDLLVGETTCDGKKKMYEHLSKIKPLHLMHLPAAIGPAQDAYWRGEVQRFQEFLEAATGNSVTPEGLCEEIRIQNEVRRLLVRLLSTAAGACLPISGLDMMLVSEAKGFCADPSAYAATLHELLAELNALVAAGQSCVAANARRILLTGCPVGRGSEKVVRLVEESGGVVVAAENCSGVKNFDLLVDETGDPLTAIARRYLRIPCSVMTPNTGRFALLDRLTKEFRPHGIIDLTWQCCHTYNVESPLVTAHMLETHGLPTLHIETDYSESDTEQLRTRIEAFLELL, encoded by the coding sequence ATGCGAGCAGCGATTTTGGAACGGTTCGATGGACTGGCCGACCGCTTTCTGGCGGACATCGAACCCATGAAGGACGCCGGGGCGCTGGTCGTCGGCATCTACTGCACCTTTGCCCCGGTCGAACTGGTCCGCGCCGCCGGAGCCATACCCGTTGGCCTTTGCGGCAAGAAGCAGGCTCCCATCCCGGCGGCCGAGCGGACGTTGCCCGCCAACCTCTGTCCGCTGATCAAGTCGAGCTATGGCTACGCCGTCACCGGCGCCTGCCCCTACTTTGCCGCCTCGGACCTGCTCGTGGGCGAGACCACCTGCGACGGGAAAAAGAAGATGTACGAGCACCTCTCCAAGATCAAGCCACTGCATCTGATGCATCTCCCGGCCGCTATCGGTCCTGCCCAGGACGCCTACTGGCGAGGCGAAGTGCAACGCTTCCAGGAGTTCCTGGAGGCGGCCACCGGCAACTCCGTCACGCCTGAGGGCCTTTGCGAGGAAATCCGCATCCAAAACGAGGTGCGCCGGCTGCTGGTTCGGCTGTTGTCCACAGCCGCCGGCGCCTGTCTTCCCATAAGCGGTCTGGACATGATGCTGGTCAGTGAAGCCAAGGGCTTTTGCGCCGATCCCTCCGCCTATGCCGCCACGCTGCATGAACTGCTGGCCGAACTGAATGCCCTGGTTGCCGCCGGCCAGTCCTGCGTGGCCGCTAATGCCCGGCGCATCCTCCTGACCGGCTGTCCGGTCGGGCGCGGGTCGGAAAAGGTCGTCCGGCTGGTCGAGGAAAGCGGAGGCGTGGTCGTAGCCGCTGAAAACTGCTCGGGCGTCAAAAATTTCGACCTGCTCGTTGACGAGACAGGCGACCCGCTGACCGCCATTGCCCGGCGCTACCTGCGCATTCCCTGCTCGGTGATGACGCCCAATACCGGCCGATTTGCCCTGCTCGACCGGCTGACCAAGGAATTTCGCCCCCATGGCATCATCGATCTCACCTGGCAGTGCTGCCACACCTACAACGTGGAGTCGCCGCTGGTTACGGCGCACATGCTGGAGACGCATGGTCTGCCCACGCTGCACATTGAGACGGACTACTCCGAATCCGACACGGAACAACTCCGCACACGCATCGAAGCCTTCCTGGAACTGCTGTGA
- a CDS encoding sigma-54-dependent transcriptional regulator, whose amino-acid sequence MKSVCIIDDDSEVRDTIMSLTRKMRLTSDAAGTLEAGMDLLARERFDVVFLDVRLPDGNGLAALPAIKRLPDAPEVIILTGIGDPDGAELAIQEGVWDYLVKPSPVKEMMLTLKRALKYREERRCDHTPVSLTLTGCVTASPRMQPCLDQVAHAAGSNAAVLVTGETGAGKELFARLIHANSARANKAFVTVDCASLTESLVESTLFGHKKGAFTGADADRVGLAQLADGGTLFLDEVGEMPTSLQKTFLRVLHEKTFRPVGGITEIRSDFRIIAATNRDLEAMVEAGEFRRDLYFRLKTIEVSLPPLRSRVEDIKPLTLAFADALAAEYALPQKGFDAEFLAMLEAYDWPGNVRELRNVVERAFLASGREKTLYSMHLPQNVRIKVTKSTLERGNQSGERRSMASAGFFPMETSPVGRRTLKEYKEAMERRYLEGLLREHGRDVAAMLEISGLSRSHFYALLKKSALAIPD is encoded by the coding sequence ATGAAATCCGTGTGCATCATCGACGACGACTCCGAAGTCCGCGACACCATTATGAGCCTCACGCGCAAGATGCGCCTGACCAGCGATGCCGCCGGTACCCTGGAGGCCGGCATGGACCTGCTCGCCCGGGAGCGTTTCGACGTCGTATTTCTGGACGTGCGTTTGCCCGACGGCAACGGACTGGCCGCCCTGCCCGCCATCAAGCGCCTGCCTGACGCCCCGGAGGTCATCATCCTCACCGGCATTGGCGACCCGGACGGCGCGGAACTGGCCATTCAGGAAGGGGTTTGGGACTATCTGGTCAAGCCCTCGCCGGTAAAGGAGATGATGCTCACCCTCAAGCGGGCGCTGAAGTACCGCGAGGAACGCCGTTGCGACCATACGCCGGTCTCTCTGACCCTGACCGGCTGCGTGACGGCCAGCCCCCGGATGCAGCCGTGCCTCGATCAGGTGGCCCATGCCGCCGGATCCAACGCCGCCGTGCTGGTGACCGGCGAAACCGGGGCCGGCAAGGAACTTTTCGCCCGGCTCATTCACGCCAACAGCGCCCGGGCCAACAAGGCCTTCGTCACCGTGGACTGCGCTTCGCTGACCGAATCCCTGGTGGAAAGCACGCTCTTTGGCCACAAGAAAGGGGCCTTCACCGGGGCCGACGCCGACCGGGTGGGGCTGGCCCAGCTGGCCGATGGGGGCACGCTTTTCTTGGACGAGGTGGGTGAGATGCCGACCTCGCTGCAAAAGACCTTCTTGCGCGTACTCCACGAAAAAACCTTCCGGCCGGTGGGCGGCATCACCGAAATCCGCAGCGATTTCCGAATCATTGCCGCCACCAACCGCGACCTCGAAGCCATGGTCGAGGCCGGAGAATTTCGCCGCGACCTGTATTTTCGGCTCAAGACCATTGAAGTGTCCCTCCCTCCCCTTCGCAGCAGGGTGGAAGACATCAAGCCGCTCACCCTGGCCTTTGCCGATGCCCTGGCGGCCGAATACGCCCTGCCGCAAAAAGGCTTTGACGCGGAATTCCTGGCCATGTTGGAGGCCTATGACTGGCCGGGCAACGTGCGTGAGTTGCGAAACGTGGTGGAGCGCGCCTTTCTGGCTTCCGGACGGGAAAAAACCCTCTACAGTATGCACCTGCCCCAAAATGTCCGCATCAAGGTGACCAAATCGACCTTGGAGCGGGGCAATCAGAGCGGCGAGCGGCGCTCCATGGCTTCGGCAGGGTTTTTCCCCATGGAAACAAGTCCAGTCGGCCGACGCACCCTTAAGGAATACAAGGAAGCCATGGAACGACGCTACCTGGAAGGACTGTTGCGCGAACACGGCCGCGACGTGGCGGCCATGCTGGAGATCTCCGGGCTCTCGCGCTCCCATTTCTACGCCCTGCTCAAAAAAAGCGCTCTCGCCATCCCCGATTAA